Proteins encoded within one genomic window of Streptomyces taklimakanensis:
- a CDS encoding beta-N-acetylglucosaminidase domain-containing protein, translating into MNHATHGRGARRTGATALVAAVLGGLLGGAPSAQAAPPQPERTASPEAGDPGDDRATARDGVPSVWPRPQSLRTHGASVPVGDEVVLVVGDNDRAAAPYALDVVRDALRSAGARSVRVVRPGAEKGAEGLVVRVGDEAAERALRLLRAPERGDLPPGGYRLAVGRADGLDGPAGTVALAGVGRDGLFHAAQTLRQLITGGGDGEGGARVAGVVVRDWPAAPVRGTAEGFYGEAWSHQERLAHLDFMGRTKQNRYLYAPGDDPFRQSRWRDPYPAERRADFRELAERARSNHVVLGWAVSPGQSMCLVARDDRRALLRKVDAMVALGVRAVQLRFEDASYTEWHCDEDADRYGSGPKAAARAHAELANEVAAHLAERYGFGPDDAVALSVLPTEFYQDGRTEYRDELAERLGGDVEVAWSGVGVVPATITGGEVAEARDALRHPLTTLDNYPVNDYAADRLFLGPYTGREPAVANRSAELLANAMEQATASRIPLFTVADYAWNPRAYRPAESWRAAVDDLAATTDDGGRSPSGADREAREALRALAANSASSVLNEEESAQLAPLVEAFWTAHRGEDDERFASTAERLRDAFAVLRGSPEHLTRVAGGALSEEARPWVRQLARYGRAGEHALDMLGAQRDGDGAAAWRARLELERLRAEARRSGATVGDGVLPDFVDRALEAADDWSGARGGKRKGDRSGERVSGGPTPVPGSALEHAADGDPATAFRAAEEPDSGGPPSTPSDRRTGAPGVPDLLTGPEELVLRLPRPRSLEAVTVQSEPDPGARAAVEAHVPGEGWKRLGALSDEGWTELRVDDLRTDAVRLVWEDGSTAPVVHEVTPWYSDAPGAALELTRAETDAVIGGGPAVVEASLTGNRPTDVRGRLTVRAPEGFTVRAPRRVTLRRGVSVAAAVEVRAGKDVTPGTYRVPVTLTADGETLRQTLVVRAAPPTGGPDLARRATALSSADETADFPASAAVDGDPETRWSSPAEDGQWLGVELDRPVRVGEVRLRWQDAYASRYRVQVSPDGRRWTTAATVRDGRGGEETVRFDSPADTRFVRVVGDERATRFGLSLWSLEVYAVRTERTAAEDGTDGREPRDDG; encoded by the coding sequence GTGAACCATGCGACGCACGGCCGCGGCGCGCGCCGTACCGGGGCGACGGCGCTGGTCGCGGCGGTTCTCGGCGGACTGCTCGGCGGCGCGCCGAGCGCCCAGGCCGCGCCGCCGCAACCGGAACGGACCGCGAGCCCGGAGGCGGGCGACCCCGGCGACGACCGCGCCACCGCGCGGGACGGCGTCCCCTCCGTCTGGCCGCGTCCGCAGTCCCTACGGACGCACGGGGCCTCGGTCCCGGTCGGTGACGAGGTCGTCCTGGTCGTCGGCGACAACGACCGCGCCGCCGCCCCGTACGCCCTCGACGTCGTCCGCGACGCCCTGCGCTCGGCCGGCGCGCGGAGCGTGCGCGTCGTGCGCCCCGGTGCGGAGAAGGGCGCCGAGGGCCTGGTGGTACGGGTCGGGGACGAGGCCGCCGAGCGGGCCCTGCGCCTCCTGCGCGCTCCCGAACGCGGGGACCTGCCCCCCGGCGGCTACCGGTTGGCGGTCGGTCGCGCCGACGGCCTGGACGGTCCGGCCGGCACGGTGGCCCTGGCGGGCGTCGGACGCGACGGGCTGTTCCACGCCGCGCAGACGCTGCGGCAACTGATCACCGGCGGCGGGGACGGCGAGGGCGGGGCCCGGGTGGCCGGGGTCGTCGTGCGCGACTGGCCCGCCGCCCCCGTGCGCGGCACGGCCGAGGGCTTCTACGGGGAGGCGTGGTCGCACCAGGAGCGGCTGGCGCACCTGGACTTCATGGGCCGCACCAAGCAGAACCGCTACCTGTACGCGCCCGGCGACGACCCCTTCCGCCAGTCCCGCTGGCGCGACCCCTACCCCGCCGAGCGACGCGCGGACTTCCGCGAGCTGGCCGAACGCGCCCGGAGCAACCACGTGGTACTGGGCTGGGCCGTCTCGCCGGGACAGTCGATGTGCCTGGTCGCACGGGACGACCGCCGGGCGCTGCTGCGGAAGGTCGACGCCATGGTGGCGCTGGGGGTACGGGCCGTCCAACTGCGCTTCGAGGACGCGAGCTACACCGAGTGGCACTGCGACGAGGACGCCGACCGCTACGGCTCCGGACCGAAGGCGGCCGCCCGCGCCCACGCGGAGCTGGCCAACGAGGTGGCCGCGCACCTGGCGGAGCGGTACGGCTTCGGGCCCGACGACGCGGTGGCGCTGTCGGTGCTGCCGACGGAGTTCTACCAGGACGGCCGCACCGAGTACCGCGACGAGCTGGCCGAGCGGCTGGGCGGGGACGTGGAGGTGGCCTGGAGCGGCGTCGGGGTCGTCCCGGCCACGATCACCGGCGGGGAGGTCGCCGAGGCCCGCGACGCCCTGCGCCACCCGTTGACCACGCTGGACAACTACCCGGTCAACGACTACGCGGCCGACCGCCTCTTCCTGGGCCCCTACACCGGACGCGAACCGGCCGTCGCCAACCGTTCGGCGGAGCTGCTGGCCAACGCGATGGAGCAGGCGACGGCCTCCCGCATCCCGCTGTTCACCGTCGCCGACTACGCCTGGAACCCGCGCGCCTACCGGCCCGCGGAGTCCTGGCGGGCGGCCGTCGACGACCTGGCGGCCACCACCGACGACGGTGGACGGAGCCCGAGCGGCGCGGACCGGGAGGCCCGGGAGGCACTGCGCGCACTCGCCGCCAACAGCGCCTCCTCGGTGCTGAACGAGGAGGAGTCGGCCCAGCTGGCTCCCCTGGTGGAGGCCTTCTGGACGGCCCACCGGGGCGAGGACGACGAGCGGTTCGCCTCGACCGCCGAGAGGCTGCGCGACGCCTTCGCCGTGCTGCGCGGGTCCCCCGAGCACCTGACCCGGGTCGCCGGCGGCGCCCTGAGCGAGGAGGCACGTCCCTGGGTGCGGCAGCTGGCCCGCTACGGACGCGCCGGCGAGCACGCGCTGGACATGCTGGGTGCCCAGCGCGACGGGGACGGCGCGGCGGCCTGGCGGGCCCGGCTGGAACTGGAACGGCTGCGCGCCGAGGCCCGGCGGAGCGGGGCGACCGTCGGCGACGGCGTCCTGCCCGACTTCGTGGATCGGGCGCTGGAGGCCGCCGACGACTGGTCCGGCGCCCGCGGCGGGAAGCGGAAGGGGGACCGCTCGGGCGAGCGGGTGAGCGGGGGGCCCACCCCCGTGCCCGGTTCCGCCCTGGAGCACGCCGCCGACGGCGATCCCGCCACCGCCTTCCGCGCCGCCGAGGAGCCGGACTCCGGCGGTCCGCCCTCCACCCCCTCCGACCGGCGCACCGGGGCGCCGGGCGTCCCCGACCTGCTCACCGGCCCCGAGGAACTGGTGCTGCGGCTGCCCCGGCCGCGTTCCCTGGAGGCGGTCACCGTCCAGTCGGAGCCGGACCCGGGCGCCCGCGCCGCCGTCGAGGCGCACGTGCCGGGCGAGGGCTGGAAGCGGCTGGGCGCGCTGTCGGACGAGGGCTGGACGGAGCTGCGCGTCGACGACCTGCGGACCGACGCCGTGCGACTGGTCTGGGAGGACGGCTCGACGGCCCCGGTGGTCCACGAGGTGACGCCCTGGTACTCCGACGCCCCCGGCGCCGCGCTGGAACTGACCCGCGCCGAGACCGACGCCGTCATCGGCGGCGGCCCGGCCGTGGTCGAGGCGTCCCTGACCGGCAACCGCCCCACCGACGTGCGCGGCCGTCTGACCGTCCGGGCTCCGGAGGGCTTCACCGTGCGGGCGCCGCGCCGGGTGACGCTGCGGCGCGGCGTGTCGGTGGCGGCGGCCGTGGAGGTCCGGGCGGGGAAGGACGTGACGCCGGGCACGTACCGCGTCCCGGTCACCCTCACCGCCGACGGCGAGACCCTGCGGCAGACCCTGGTGGTCCGCGCCGCGCCGCCCACCGGCGGACCGGACCTGGCCCGTCGGGCGACGGCGCTCTCCTCGGCCGACGAGACCGCGGACTTCCCCGCCTCGGCGGCCGTCGACGGCGATCCGGAGACCCGTTGGTCCTCCCCGGCCGAGGACGGACAGTGGCTGGGGGTGGAACTGGACCGGCCCGTCCGCGTCGGCGAGGTGCGGCTGCGCTGGCAGGACGCGTACGCCTCCCGCTACCGCGTCCAGGTCTCGCCGGACGGCAGGAGGTGGACGACGGCCGCGACCGTCCGCGACGGGCGGGGCGGCGAGGAGACGGTGCGGTTCGACTCCCCCGCCGACACCCGCTTCGTGCGGGTGGTGGGCGACGAGCGGGCGACCCGTTTCGGGCTCTCGCTGTGGTCCCTGGAGGTCTACGCCGTCCGGACCGAGCGCACCGCCGCCGAGGACGGGACGGACGGGCGGGAGCCCCGCGACGACGGGTGA